aagtcCACTTAGCGTACTctaaagacacattttaaaagctCACCATGTGCTAAATAGTTCTAAGTCCTAAGAATAAAAAGTTAGTCAAGACATCACACCTTGCAGGGAGCAGAGACAGATATAGGCAATGCATAAAAGTTATCAGTGGTTAGAGAATTCaagcattaaattaaattatctcCAAAGTCCCCTTTAGCCTAAACACTTCATGATTCTATTGCAAGGAAAAGCATAACAACTGCTCTAACCGAGGAATAAGCCAAAATGCTAtttgggagacagagaaggaagagattAGTTTAGATTATGGTCACGGGGAGACAGACCGGCAATAGTTTCCTGGAGAAGGCTACGGCAACACTAGAGCTGGATTTTAAAAGATGAGtaggatttaaataaatagacatggggagagaggtacaaaaggtaaaaaaaataaaagaagtaaagtaAAGAAGAAAGGCCCATGAGCAAAGAATTCTGGGTCAGTTCGGGAAACAGCAAGTAACTATTTCACCGATAAGCCTTTACGGGGGACTTACATCCTTATATTTGCCATGATGTTTGCAGAGAATGTGTTCGGTGAGACAAGACTCCTGCTCTCGACTAGCCCGCCATCTGGAGGGGATGGGAAATGGGCTGTGAGCTCTCTGATGGCAAGAATCTGGTCTGTCTGTATCAATGCTGCAGAGCACGTGCTCTACCTCATTGGCAAGGGAGTGGAGGTGCGTGCATTGACACGACACTGTTACGAAAGCCGTGTATCTGGTCCATGGGTCACTCAGCTCCCATCAGGCGTCGGGCATGAGTTTCCTGGGTTGGGTTTAGGAACACTGGCTGGAACACGGAAGCCAAGATGGTGGGTAAGGAGAGGACGTTTAGGCAGCAGGACTGATGTGAATGAAAAGTACTGGGCGAAGTGAGAGTTTAACATATTAGGAAAATCACAAATCCCACAAACACAGAAGATGCACGTGCTCTGAAGCTGTTGCTGAGTCACAGCATGGAAGAGTGGGAAGAGCACTAGATTGGAGTGAAGAGAGCCAGAGTCAGGCACAGGCTTGGTCAGGATTCCTGTGGGACCCTAAGCAAAGCAGGGGGCCTGCCCTGTAGTTGGCTTCTACCACGCAATAGAACTTGACACACTTATCCTCCCTGGATGAGTACCACAACTCTAAGTGGTAGCTATTATTTCTCCTGTTTTAGAAGTGGGGAAAGtgaagttaagaaacttgcccaagattacagAGCAAATACAGGGCACCATTGTAATTCCAGCTCATATCTGCCCAAAGTTCACATTTTTTACACACACAGCTCCTCATGTAATAAGAAGTAATTTCAAGTTAGTTATGGACTCACCAGCCATGTGCAAAAATACCCAACACACGTGCTTCCTAAACCTTTCTTCCACGTCTCTACAATGCTATGCGACgttgattaaaaaaatatccatCGAAGTGCCTCTAACAAGATCTCAGTGGAGAAATCCTTCTTTCaataagaaaaatgcttttcctAATAAATCTcaattttaaagtacaaatataCACAACTATAGAAATAAGGTTAAACATGCCAACTGATGAATCATTTGCATTCCTAAACGTGAAGGCAGGTGAATCCCAAAGTGTCAGCCGAAAGCAACACAAAACAGTCGTGAGCTAGTCACAAACAGTGGGGACGCCACCTGTCAGCACTGCTTAGCTCCTGAGCTCAGCTGTGACCTCTGTGCTAAGAAACCCCATCTCAATAAGACTGGACTTTATCCCAGgctccaaaaatataaaaagcatcagttgcctctcccttCCTGGTTTATGCTGAAAGCATTACTCACCAACGGATCCTATGGTGGGCTGCAAACAGGGCAAGTAGGTTGGAAAATAACCTCTTACTAATATTGATAATGACCTGTCTTATATCTGCATAAATGAACCTTTGCATATATTGCCTTGGATGATTCATCCTTCCAACAACCCTGTGAGCTAGAAAATCATGTATTACTGTCCTATGTCACAGGGCCTAGAGAGAGTGTAAATTATAACCAGGAAATAGGCTAGAAAAAGATGGAGGTGGGATTGTCTTCCTGCTCCTAATCTTAACCTCAGATCATCCAATGTGGCCAgagaacccccctcccccaacccaaccCTCTTAGCCTACTCCACCTCCTTCCATTCTGGGTCAGTGGGGGAATCTCCACTGCATGGACACTAAGGAATCAAAGCCCTCTTCTGCTTTCCTGGGAAGGAAAAGTGTGCACCTAACTGAAGTCAGATGGTCTCAGATTCGGGCTAACCTGCCTGAGATGAAGCACACCTGTGTACACGGCAGTTGGAATTCCACACCTGGCTTCCTGGAGATGTTTAACCTCCACAAAGTCTTTCTGCTAAAATCATGGCTCGTTCACAAATTAAAGAGTATTACGCACTTCATTGCACACCAGCTAAGAACTTGGAATAAGAAAGCTTATGTGAAAGTATCAGCCCTGGAGATGGCATTAGGTATGCTTCAtcggaaaaacaaacaaacaggaaaagtAATCCACCTGTGACAGCCCCTCCCCTATACTTACCTTCTCTAATAAGTCAGCCACAGTACTTAGAGACAGAAGCCATCCAGCTTAGTAAATAAGTCAAGTGGAGAGGGATGTTCAGCAAAGGGAATGAAAGAGAGGCCAGTGAACCCACTTCTCCAACAACTACCTGCAAGGCTCTCTGCTCCCTTCTGGAGTGGGAGCCCAAGAATAAGCATGCCTATCCCCCAGGCCAAAGAGGACAGGAAGACAAGGCGGAATGGGAAGGTTTACCCCTCACTGCAAAGTCTTGGAACAAACTTGGCATCATGTTCCCTCTTGCAGAGGCTCAATATCGCTGCTCACGGTGATCAATGAGTGGAAAAGACAAGCCGCCCATGTGAGGTCTCCTCCAGGTTTCCTGAAGTGTGTGCCCTTTTTGACCCTCCCTCAACAACTTGAAGATACAGCCCTGAAGCTCATGCCCTTTTCAGTCCTGGAGGAGTTCAGACACTGAGGGTCAGTCCCAAAAGGGACTTGGTGAGGATGGCAGACAATGACATTTCACTTACTGAGTAATAAACCTTATCCACAGGCAACTTCACTACTTGAGAGGCATTGTGGAGAGGTCAAGGCTCAGGTAAGGCTATAAAAGCTGATCTTTAGCCTCTTGGGACCCCAGCAACTCAAATAATGGGCCAAATGCAGCCCGAGGTCAAAGAACCTTTACTTTGAATTGGAACTTGGTCATGAATTGAGAGGAAGCCATTGATTGAACATGTGGTTATGAGAATGCTTGAGAACTCTGTCCAGGGTCTGCCACTGACCGTAGTATCTCTCTGTGCCACCCTCTCTCTGCTATCTGTGTTCCATGTGGTTGGGCAGACAGAGGAACAGCTGAGTGCATTTCAAGCTGCATGGTGCAGTGGTGAAGCTGAGCGTTGCTACGGCACTAGAAAGAATGGGCTGGAATACAGGGATGGTTGCAGCCTCCAGAATGAGGCATTTTTCCCATCTGTCCCCAAGCCAACTAATACATCATTTGTGCGTGACGTGTTTTAGGATCCTGTTTGCTTTATTTAGAATGGCTTTCAGTACTACTGGTCCCGTCTCCCAGCTCAGACTCACTTCTTTAGTACACACTACTACTGATTTTGCTGTGTTCCCCCCCACCACTATGTTTGAAGCAGATACTACAAAACAACTCCACCAGGAAACAGAGCTCTAAAGGATGTGAGAGGCTGTGCCCCCCGGCACTCTGAGCTTTTCCAGAATCACAGACAGCCACCAGCAAACATAGAGGCTGTGGGCAGAAACTGGttgtagcatttttttaaaattcagaccAAGATGCTGGTAAGCAGTGAATCTGAGAGCAGAGGGAGAATGGGTGCACCATAGGAAATGTAGGGTATGTCTTCATTAGGCAGAGGGCTCCAAACTAGTGCTGATGACAGTCTTTTTGCAACTGCTGAACCTGCCATCCCGAAGTTACAATTACAGTTTGGCCCAAGGTTCTGAGACTCCAAAGCTCTCGATTTTCCCTAAGGCAGCAACAGGAGAAGCAGCCACACTGGGGCTTCTGGAGGGTCCCACAGACCCTGATGCCCCAGACTTGCCTAGAAGCAAGGAGTTGTCTGCAGCTGCAGTCTGACCTGTTATGCCAAGTTATGCCTAGCAACCCACTAACTGGGCACACAGAGGACCCTAGCAGCAAcacctcccctcctttctctctttgcccctccaggaagccccagCCTGAATGTGAGCCACAtcccctcagctctgcctctttACTCACCTCCACACTCCTTCTCCAGGCTTCCCCATCCCACAGctgctcacccctccccacaccactCCTCTTGCATCCACATTGTTAAGTGGTTGTACATACAGCAAACTGAGCCTTTCGGTTTCAAGCTGGAGCTCTCAGACAAGCCAGCCTGGACCCCTTCAACCTCACAGCCATGTCACTGACCATCCTACACACAGGCCTCCGCCTGGACCCTCCTCTTTGACCGAAGCAGCCTGCACATCTCTTTGCTTCTGATCTTCCACAAGGCCAGTGGAGACCCAGGgtccccagcctctcctctccccacacgGAGCTCAGAATCCAcacaagaaaaggaagcaaagagcCTTCCACACCTTTGCAGCATCATCTGCTCCAGCAAGATCCCAAAGCCACTGGAACCATAAaggctgcccagggccccacaCCCCCTTCTCCGGCAGGTTTTagctccagcccagcccacagGATGCAGTGCCTGATAGCACTTccgagcagagagagagaaaaaaatgccacCTCGTCAATGACAAGCTGTTCCAATCACACAGCTCAGACACCAAATGCCCTGGACAACAGACAAATCAGGCCTCCTCCCTCTGGTGGGGAGGAGGCCAAATCAGCACATCTGGAGAAGTGAACCCCACGGCAAGCTCCCTTCTCACTACCCCCCCATTTGAGTGGACAACAGTGCCCTCTCCCAGCAGGCACACTTCTCCAATCAGTTCCAACAGCTCTGGCCAACTACCCTCTTGGCCTTCAACTGAGGCACAActctctctcctgctccaaaGTACAGGGAGACCCCAAACCAAGCAGGAGACCACCAACACAGCACTTCTCAACAGGACCAAGCACAAGAGTAAGCTGAAAACCAAGCACTCACTGTGGTGAAGTCCTGGTGGCCGCACTCCTGCCCTTTGAACTTGCAGTAGAGCATCATATCCTTCAGGTCATGGCCCACACGATGCAGGAACTCCAGCATGCTGAACTGCTTGGGTTTGTAGTGTTTGAAGTTGGCCTTCTGCCGCAGGGCCTCCAGCACTGTGGGGTCAGCCAGGTGTGGATCCGGGATCTGCAGGTTGACATCGAGCAGGGCCAGCAGCTCCCCAGCATGGTACAGGTCATTGGTGGTAAGCCTGGAAAACCGGAAGCCATTGAGGTTGCAAAGGGTCACAGCTGGGAAGACCAGGCTTTGGGCCACCACCTCGTCCACCTTGGTGACATGCTGGTAGGAGAAGTAGTAGGACACCCTCTCCGAACTCTCCACCAGCAGCAGGCCCAGGGAGCCCACAAAGGCCACAGCCCAAAGCACACGCCGGATGGTCAGCGGCCCATACACGAAGATGTGGCGGATGccgtggagggtggaggtgttgGCAAAGATCTGGAGGCTAGAGGGCTGCAGGCTGCCCTCGCTGGGGCTCTCCTTGAGGTCCATGGGGACCCTGTGCAGTTCGGCAACTGGCTTCAGGCTGATCAGATTTCGGAGAAGGGTTCCCAGTCCTCGAGCTCAGCTTAAACCTTGACGTCCAAGGCAGAGAACCCAAGGCGAGCTTCAGGCCAGGCGCGGTGAGTTTATCCTGAGAGCCCCGCCGCAAGCTGACAGGGGTGAGTGTTTATATAAAACCCATTCAAACTCTAGCTCCTGATTTTTTCCAGGCGATAAGGAGGGCTGGTTTTATTTAGGGAGACACCAAGGTGATGTGGAAgagatgtgggtgggaagggagagctTAGCCAATGGAAATAAAGTCCTCCCCCCTACACACGCCACTAGAGACAAGATTAAAAGCGAGAGCGAGGGAGAAAATGCTTCAAACAAGTCGCTGAGCAGCTCGGAGCCTGTTAACCAGTGCATAATGCCCCGTGTTAACCATCCCGGGGACGTCAGGGCGGCCACGCTGATGCACTGCGGGCGGGCAGCGCAGGGCCGAGCCTTCAGAGCCGCCACTGCCGCCGCTGCCACTCCGGTCCTCTCCCCCGCACTGTTTTGGACTCCGGATTCCGTTTCTCGCTGCCGGCCTCcgtccctcttcttctcctcctccaggccccCTTTTTTGGGCAAAATTCCAAACGCCGGTGGACGTGGCTAGCTCCTCGGAGAGGAAACAGCGCGCGTCCGCGGAGAGGCGAGGACTGACCAGGAGGCTACGGGCAGGGGGCTCGGACAGGGACTCGTCTCTCCCCGCCTCCCGGAAGAAAAGCAAGACCCCGAGCGTGCGGAGCGAGCTGGcctctctcacccctcctccaccaggctgctggggggaagggcgccgcggggagggtgggggctaggtctggtgggggctggggacccGGCGAAAGTTTCTTCGTAGCCTTTTTTTTTGCAGGGAGCtaatgtggggggagggcttcTCCCTGAAGGTGGAAAACCAGCGCTGGAGTGAGGACGTGACACCCCGCCCCCACGATGGCAGAAAGACACTTGATAAACTCCCAGGAGCCAGGTATGCGGGTGCAAGCAGCATTCCTTTGCACCAGTGTCTGCTCCCAGGCCAGGCTTAGCCTGGGGTTTCCAGAGGGGAGGTGgtggaaaggggggaaggaaaggcGCAGTTTAAAACCACAGGACCTCTGCTGCCGGCGGGAGGGGGACATGCCAGGGAGCAGGAGCCCCTCTTGGAACAGGAAAGCCAGGCGCCCCTCGGAGGCCCAGAGAAAGAGCAACAAGTAGCCCCCACCCCGGCGGAGCCGGCAGGAGATTCTAGTTGAAAATGAAAAGCAGCCCGGGTTCCAGCTAGGGCTGGCTGCATTCcctgtgggtgtgtgtgcctgcgtttgtatgtgcacgtgtgtgtattcTGCCCCAGAATATGCCAGATGGAAGCACAGCTGGAGCCATAGGTGGGAGCAAAGGATTGAGCTCCCAGCCATCTACCtacctctttttttccctgaaaatccACTGGATATCAGCCCCTGCTAGCAGGTGGGTGTGGCTTGGCAGGGCCAGAAATCAAATGACTGGAACCTAATAGAATCAGTGATGCTAAATCTTTCTCAGGAGTTAAGGAACAGAAAGTTGCAGTGGCCAACCCAATGCACACTGCCTCGCTGGGGCAAAGTGACAGGGAGGAGCCTTTTGGAGCTGACCCGGTGTCCCCAGGGCATGCCAAGCTTCAATATCGCTCCTTAGAACatggtggggaaggaggcagcttAGGGAATGTCCCTCCTGGTAGGTATCtactctgaaatatttttctataccATCTGCCCTCTTGCTAAACCAGGTCCAGCCTGAGAACAGTGTCCGGATGTACTCTGAGGCAACATGTGACATTAAGTCAGTGGTTTATTGATCTGGGCGCTCAAAAGCAGAAACAGTAAACACCAATGACAGAGGCTAGTCAGCCTCATGTATGAGCCATCCCAGAGGTCCCAGACTCTGCCTGTAGGGCTGCCTAGAGGGGGCACAAAGGTTTCAAAATGGGTGCAAAAACTAAGAGTCTGTTACATGTAAGGACCTGTGTGAGTGCGCCTTATCATCTCCCTTAACCCTCACATCCATCTTGACAGGTGTGTGTTGTTAGTCCTCATCTACAGATGAGAAACAGGTTCACAGAAGGAAATGCCCTGACCGCGTTACAAGCTAGTACGTgccagagctgggacttgaactcagaGGCACGTTTGCCTTTAAAACATAGCTTCAAAAAGCAGATCCAAACCGTTCCTTCCCAAATGTAGGAAGGGGGCAAGCATTTCTACCCCACTTTCCCCGCTACACACACAACTGCCTGCCAGAATCTTCAAAGGTCATATAGCGGCTTTAACCGGGCTCAGTCCTCCAGATGGTCTCAATAGCACCTTGCTCTCCCAAGGCTGTGACCTGGAGGCAGCTGCTAGAGTAGGGAAGGCAAGTGGCATGTATATTTTAAGGAcatgggaaagggagaggagccTCTGGTTGCCCGGGCCAGTTCTCAGGCCAACGGACAGACACATCCAATGGGTGACCTCCTCCAACCCTCCGTCCCCCATGACAGCTCTGACAATCTCACACGACCTCCTCTTCTGCAGTCTGTGCCCAGGGGGTTTCAATGGCATGGAGATGGCTCATTTTCCACAGCTGTCTGGCTGCACTGGAGGCAGAATCCACAGCACCAGTGTAGGCACGTTAAAGAGAAAATACTAATTAAGATAATGATTCCCAAAATAAGTAACCATTTCTCCAGAGAGAGCCCCGAGATCCGAACCACTGGCTCGTTAAGTCCCCCAGGTTGGGTGGCAGATCACAAGGGCTTTCACTTGTGTCCTCACGTGACCTACTAATGATAACAGTAACCATCTCCTCAGGTACAAATCACAACATCTGTGTGGGTGATGGCACAGGTGCCTCCTTGCCAGGCAGTAACAATGTCCAAGGCCATCCTGTTTCGGAGGATAGCTTTTCTCAGAGACATCTCAGCGTTCAGTAAAGACGGGCTTTGCCAGCTGTCATTTAAGGCTTGCTCCATAAATTCAGTCAGGGCTACTATGTGTGTTATAATGTCCCCCAGGCCAATAGAGGGGAAAAGACAGCGGCCAAATGATTGCACCGGTGGGAAAAAGAAGTGCCCACCCGGCCTTGAGAAGAGGGAGGTTGGCGGCTTTAGGAACTTGACCTGGCTGTACACACCATACATATTGCCAGGGCGGCAGCACTGTCAGGTGTGAGAACAGGGCCCGGGGTTAGGAGATGTGTGACCAGTACCCTCACTTTCTCCCCTCTTTTAATGGTGTGGGTTCCATTCTAAGTACAATGCATTTCAACAGGTCCAGTTTGCAACATGACAGTGGGATCCCAGTGGAGATTGAGTAGCTCCCTCACCCAGGGGTACCAAGTAACTCACCCATGCTGGTGGATGTCCCATTGCAAATTCTAGTAGATAATGGCTCTCTCGGGTGTGGTGGGTGGTGTTCTCAGCAACACAGCATGTTGACCCACGGTGAGAGTTGGGGCAATGGCTGTTTCCCACAACTGCTATACCTTTGCGGCGCTGGGTGTCTCGGTAAGGGTCCCCAGGCCAGCATATGAGGCAACAGGCTCTAGTGGTTGATCAAACGTTTTAAGCCTAGTACAGTACTTGAGTCCACCCCATCAGCCATTGGAGCCAACGTGAATCCACAATTTGGGGGTGTGGTAAAGGAGGAAACTTAAGCACCAACAAGTTGATTGTGATACATCACACCTGTGGAACAGCTCAATTATGAAACAGCACAACTGTGGAATGGCTAGGCAGTGAAGCAGCCCTCAGGCGGAGCCCCTCTTAGGCTGGATGGCGAAGGGTCTCTCCTCAGCTCTTCTCTGCTCAGGTCTGCCCATTCCAATCCACAGACACCTTCCCTGAAAACAGAAAGTGCACTCCCTAAGCCAACAGGGAGCTGACTTATGTAGCAAGAAATCCCTGCCCCTGATTCCTGATTGGTCTcccctcatgcaaatgaggactccaaagcTTTACAGGTCCAAAAAGCACTGCGCTGATTGGTTGGAGTGGAGCCACTCTAATTGGTCAGTGAAAATGAGGATATGGTGacagctctgattggatgaggaaagtctcagtcctattggttgaaatgcAATTCCaagaactcctttataagggttgGTTCAGAGGCCAGGAAGACAGTGCAGACTAAAGCATGGTTCCCGTGAGAGATCTGTTTGAAATTGGCTGCTaggctctatttttaaatttcagcccAGTGAGCCTCCAGGAGTCTTTCTtggtaggtatcttctttctcaggttcTACCTGGCCAAAGTGGTTTTACCTGTGAGTTATTTAGTCTATTGctttaatattccattttctcctttacaCTCACCATGCTGCCTACAGGTTTTAGGGGAGAGGGAACCTCCATtcaatgtcattttcttttgccCAGTCTTGTACACTATGACCTTTGAAATGTGACCCCTAATCACTGTCTATTCAACTTGGGTATCCACAGATGGTACTCAGCCTCTCTGACCCTGTAATGGTGATAGGCTGGTTTGCACAGCAGCAGGGGAAAGCTTAGGTTAGGCCAGATGCAGTGGCCACACAAACCAAGGCATATTTAGAACCCTAAATATCACCTGAAGGGACCAGGCCCATGTAATCAATTTGCTAATCTTTCACAGCTGGGAACTCCAGTGGATGGCCCCAAACTCCTTTGCCGTGGGCATTGTTTAGAACACTCGGGATCTGTTTTTAGTGCATTAAACAAGTCACTGTATTTCAAGGGCACTCTGGCACCTTTGGCAATATGCCATCCCACCCACGCCCTACAGTGGGCAGTCTTTCTATGTACTCAATCTGCTGTACCTCCCAAAGGGTCAGTTGCTAGGGCTCAGAGCTGGGCTTCCTGATGGCCACTGGGTATCAGAGCATTATGATCCAGAACACGGAAGACAATGACAACTGCCTCTGGCTCTTGCAGGCAAACACAAACGTCTTTCCACCTATCCTGACTTTCCCAGGGCTTATTCATGGTCATCCACGCCTTGGCTTCCCATTGTCCGAGCCATAGGTTAATCTCTTTAGAACAGCCCAACGGTCAGTGCAAAGGGTTAATGTCCAGGGCTCATGAGTGATCACTAGCTAAACCTCTCTGCGTTCAGCCCACTGGTTTATTCTTGCTTCCAGGTATCTGTTTACCAGATGTCAGTGGGAagttcccctcctctctctctacaggCCACAGGGGCTGCCACAGAAATAGGGGAGGGGACATTTGGAGTAGCTGCACACTCTACAGCAGGGGTGTGAAActgattttcaccggggccacatcggcctcgcggttgccttcaaagggccaaatgtcatttcaactccttaacagttaaggagcagttacatttatacagtcctaaaattattttggccctttgaaggcaactgcgaggctgatgtggcccctggtgacaatTAGTTTGATACCCGTGCTCTACAGGGCCTAGGGGGCACCTGCATCTCTTAGGATAGAGGGCTGGTGGACAGGGTGCTCTTCTGCTGCAAACGGGTGTGCCATTAGTCAAAGTGGGAGTTTGAGCCATGGCAGAGGTGGGTCAATGAAACATATTCTCCATCCACCCCTTGGTAGGAAGTCAAGTTCTTGCCATGATATGCTGTTCCTTTCCAAGAGGCTCACCCTGGAGGAACGCTGTATACACTGCCAGAGAGGAGTTACTGCGCTCTGGGAGTTTATAATAGGCTTCTGCCCCCTTCCAGAGCTGGCACCAAAATCCTGGGGAGACTGTCTCCTGTTGTCTCTGCCACAGAGTCCAACCCATACCCTCTGGGGTCACAGGCACATCTAACTCAAATGGTAGCCATGCCTGGGAGATGCCCAGAGCTTTAACCTGTTTCATTAGTAGTTTTGCCTTCTCAAAGGCCTCTTGCTGCTctgagtcccagtcccacacatGCCCTTTCTTGACCAGGCAGCACAGCAAGGGAGGCCCTGTGCCAGGTGGGGAATAATAGGCCTCTAAACCCCCAAATCCTTTGCACTTCTTTCACGGTCTTAGCAGTTGGATAGGCTTGCACTTTTTCAGTCACAGTCTCTGGGACAGTGTGCATCTCACTCAGCCAAATGACTCCCCAAACCACATTGGTGTTTGGATTCACCTTGCAGATGTTCCAGCGAAGTCTGCAGAGTGTCCTACACAGAGGCAAGTCTTCACGTGTCAACATGACATCATCAAAGTAATGGGCCTGTTTTATTGGTGTGGGGAAGGTAGCAGGGACAGGTCTCAACCTACCGTGTTATCACATACTGTGGAACTGCAGGTAGCCGTGGGAAAGCACTTGAAAGGTCCAGTACTGCCCGCCCTCAAGAAGGCAGATTTATCTTAGCTCTCAGACACCTGTACTTGTCAAAGTCTAGCCAGGAATCTCCTGGAAGACAAGCACATTTGCAGGGATTTTTGCAAAAGCACCAGAGTAAAACAGTAACTGTCTGCAAGTGACAAAAGACTCAAAAGTGGTCATCATCAAAGATCCGATAAGAGGTCGTTGTAATGCCATTGACAAGGAAATTTGATTATTCCTgtgacatatatttttaaa
This window of the Desmodus rotundus isolate HL8 chromosome 9, HLdesRot8A.1, whole genome shotgun sequence genome carries:
- the LOC112308674 gene encoding acid-sensing ion channel 2; this translates as MDLKESPSEGSLQPSSLQIFANTSTLHGIRHIFVYGPLTIRRVLWAVAFVGSLGLLLVESSERVSYYFSYQHVTKVDEVVAQSLVFPAVTLCNLNGFRFSRLTTNDLYHAGELLALLDVNLQIPDPHLADPTVLEALRQKANFKHYKPKQFSMLEFLHRVGHDLKDMMLYCKFKGQECGHQDFTTMAG